Proteins encoded in a region of the Streptomyces sp. NBC_00310 genome:
- a CDS encoding LLM class flavin-dependent oxidoreductase: MHVGTFVLGAQFPGQGQGEALHRAVRTAEVADEAGLDAVWLAEHHFVPYGTCPSAITLAALLLGRTRRIRVGTAVSVLPTVHPVALGEQAALLHVTSGGRFSLGVGRGGPWVDLEVFGAGLEAYEKGFPESLDLLVRWLREPSVSASGERFSFREVPVVPRPAEDLDETPGPEVVVACTSPASVRLAAERGLSMLLGMHVGDEEKADMVALWRTYARAAGRSPEEISGAAHVSAGVCQIADRRTDAVEALTKAMPGWLKQGLDAHVTVDGRARAMRDPLAYTELLCGLHPVGPPRLCADRLAATSERTGISRFALLVEGSGDLSATEENVRRLGAEVLPHLG, from the coding sequence ATGCACGTAGGAACATTTGTACTGGGAGCCCAATTCCCCGGCCAGGGCCAGGGGGAGGCGCTCCACCGGGCGGTCCGGACCGCCGAAGTGGCCGACGAGGCCGGGCTGGACGCGGTCTGGCTGGCCGAGCACCATTTCGTGCCGTACGGCACATGCCCGTCGGCGATCACCCTCGCCGCGTTACTGCTGGGGCGAACCCGGCGCATCCGCGTCGGCACGGCGGTCAGCGTGCTGCCCACCGTCCACCCCGTGGCCCTGGGCGAACAGGCCGCACTGCTGCATGTGACGTCCGGCGGACGCTTCTCGCTGGGCGTCGGGCGCGGCGGACCGTGGGTCGACCTGGAGGTGTTCGGCGCCGGCCTCGAGGCGTACGAGAAGGGGTTCCCGGAATCACTCGATCTGCTGGTGCGCTGGCTGCGCGAACCCTCGGTGTCCGCCTCGGGGGAACGATTCAGCTTCCGTGAGGTCCCCGTCGTCCCCAGGCCCGCCGAGGACCTGGACGAGACGCCGGGGCCGGAGGTCGTCGTCGCCTGCACCTCGCCGGCGAGCGTACGGCTGGCCGCCGAGCGGGGGCTGTCGATGCTTCTCGGGATGCACGTCGGGGACGAGGAGAAGGCCGACATGGTCGCGCTGTGGCGCACGTACGCCCGGGCGGCGGGCCGTTCGCCGGAGGAGATCTCCGGCGCGGCCCATGTCTCGGCCGGTGTCTGCCAGATCGCGGACCGGCGCACCGACGCCGTGGAGGCGCTCACCAAGGCGATGCCGGGCTGGCTGAAGCAGGGCCTCGACGCGCACGTGACCGTCGACGGCCGCGCCCGCGCCATGCGGGACCCGCTCGCGTACACCGAACTGCTCTGCGGGCTCCACCCGGTGGGGCCCCCGCGGCTGTGCGCCGACCGGCTCGCGGCGACCAGTGAACGGACGGGCATCTCCCGCTTCGCCCTGCTCGTCGAGGGCTCCGGCGACCTGTCGGCGACGGAGGAGAACGTACGGCGACTCGGTGCCGAGGTGCTGCCTCACCTCGGCTGA
- a CDS encoding ATP/GTP-binding protein, whose product MSPRRNRPKDHASSGLSGPSGRSAEEDRSDRYGGWQTSEPWRGEEWSVRHVAGASAAGKTYRCPGCDQMIPSGVPHLVAWPEHSGVDERRHWHKACWNAKDRRTSRVQRSRNAPRF is encoded by the coding sequence GTGTCCCCGCGTCGCAACCGCCCCAAGGACCATGCCTCGTCGGGTCTGTCCGGTCCGTCGGGCCGCAGCGCGGAGGAGGACCGGTCGGACCGGTACGGCGGCTGGCAGACCAGCGAGCCCTGGCGGGGCGAGGAGTGGAGCGTGCGCCATGTGGCGGGCGCGAGCGCCGCGGGCAAGACCTATCGCTGCCCCGGCTGCGACCAGATGATCCCCTCCGGGGTGCCGCACCTCGTCGCCTGGCCCGAGCACTCGGGCGTCGACGAGCGCCGGCACTGGCACAAGGCCTGCTGGAACGCGAAGGACCGCCGCACCTCGCGGGTGCAGCGGTCCCGTAACGCACCGAGGTTCTGA
- a CDS encoding SCO5389 family protein produces the protein MSLDVSPALLEQAERGEVDEAAFVDCVRTSLPYAWEMISSLVAQLKVDGGEFADNQTPPPDEQARGQLLRALASDAIRGALQRHFGVRLAFQNCHRVAVFPLDPSVDDRLARFTSIRGQLLNQSPELRDC, from the coding sequence ATGTCGCTCGACGTCTCACCGGCCCTACTCGAACAGGCCGAGCGAGGCGAGGTCGACGAAGCCGCCTTCGTCGACTGCGTCCGGACCTCCCTGCCCTACGCGTGGGAGATGATCAGCTCCCTGGTGGCCCAGCTGAAGGTCGACGGCGGAGAGTTCGCCGACAACCAGACGCCCCCGCCGGACGAGCAGGCACGCGGACAACTGCTGCGCGCGCTCGCCAGCGACGCGATTCGCGGCGCGCTGCAGCGGCACTTCGGTGTCCGGCTGGCCTTCCAGAACTGCCACCGTGTGGCGGTGTTCCCTCTGGACCCGTCCGTGGACGACAGGCTGGCCCGCTTCACCTCGATCCGCGGCCAACTCCTCAACCAGTCCCCGGAACTCCGGGACTGCTGA